A part of Thermocrinis albus DSM 14484 genomic DNA contains:
- a CDS encoding AI-2E family transporter: MEREKIVSYFILVLTFLFLMLVLYIIRPFIVPVLWAVVFTLALHPLNHLLRRYVKSRFLSAFLLVVLTLLLIVIPVSFLGFMLVEQTLHMVNYLVSFAQNHTYEELISLLKGHPLFSTVQQWLDYLGTQQVRDVFISGVQRVSQWLLQWISSLIGTSGVILFKSFVFLITLFFLLRDGDRFLDFAKRFLPIDPHDTDMILYTVYRTILATVYGTVGVAVLQGILSFVGYYVAGFDYAVLLGVATFFASFVPPFGTASVWFPSSVYLLLQGKMTEGISLLIYSFLVISSLDNFLRPFIMKFGVPLPYVVLFFSTLGGLAAFGFVGLFIGPMIFSTMFSLLIIYERRFLKASDKT, encoded by the coding sequence ATGGAGAGAGAAAAGATCGTCTCTTACTTTATACTGGTTCTTACCTTTCTTTTCTTGATGCTGGTTCTTTACATAATCAGGCCCTTTATAGTCCCTGTGCTTTGGGCGGTGGTCTTCACACTGGCTTTGCATCCCCTTAACCATCTCCTGAGGAGATACGTTAAATCACGCTTCCTGTCAGCTTTCCTGCTGGTAGTTTTGACCCTTCTCCTTATAGTCATACCTGTTTCCTTCCTAGGTTTTATGCTGGTGGAACAAACACTACACATGGTCAATTACCTTGTAAGCTTTGCCCAAAACCATACCTACGAAGAACTGATAAGCCTTCTGAAAGGTCATCCTCTCTTTTCCACTGTCCAGCAGTGGCTGGATTATCTGGGTACTCAGCAAGTGAGGGATGTATTTATATCGGGTGTTCAGAGGGTAAGCCAGTGGCTTTTACAGTGGATAAGCTCTCTTATAGGTACTTCGGGTGTTATCCTTTTCAAGTCCTTTGTCTTCTTGATAACCCTATTCTTCCTTCTGCGGGATGGTGACAGATTTCTGGACTTCGCCAAAAGATTTCTCCCTATAGATCCCCATGACACGGATATGATTCTTTACACTGTCTACAGGACTATTTTGGCCACCGTGTACGGTACTGTGGGTGTGGCTGTCCTCCAGGGTATTCTTTCCTTCGTGGGATACTATGTGGCAGGTTTTGACTACGCTGTACTGTTAGGTGTAGCTACCTTCTTCGCATCCTTTGTTCCTCCCTTTGGTACCGCTTCTGTATGGTTTCCATCCTCTGTCTACCTGTTGCTACAGGGTAAGATGACGGAAGGTATTTCCCTACTCATCTACAGTTTCTTGGTAATATCCTCTCTGGATAACTTCCTACGCCCCTTCATCATGAAGTTTGGTGTACCTTTACCTTATGTAGTTCTTTTCTTCTCCACCTTAGGTGGATTGGCAGCCTTCGGTTTTGTAGGTCTTTTTATCGGACCTATGATATTCTCCACTATGTTTTCCCTGTTGATCATATACGAGAGGAGGTTTTTGAAAGCTTCTGATAAAACTTGA